From the Zingiber officinale cultivar Zhangliang unplaced genomic scaffold, Zo_v1.1 ctg187, whole genome shotgun sequence genome, one window contains:
- the LOC122036660 gene encoding putative germin-like protein 2-2 produces MAMKLLLVALLALAFAHAVLASDPSPLQDFCVADDSSKVFVNGAVCKNMNDVTADDFYTSGLDKPGNTVNNVRSNVTAVNVNKIPGLNTLGISLARIDFAPNGLNPPHTHPRATEILVVLEGELYVGFVTSNIGQTNRLFTKNLKKGDVFVFPQGLIHFQLNTGKYNAVALAGLSSQNPGVITIAKAVFGSTPPISDDVLAKAFQVDKRLVDRLQAQQWTDNNN; encoded by the exons ATGGCTATGAAACTGCTCCTCGTCGCACTCCTCGCCTTGGCTTTCGCTCATGCTGTATTGGCTTCAGATCCTAGTCCCCTTCAGGACTTCTGCGTCGCAGATGATAGCTCCAAAG TGTTCGTCAACGGCGCCGTATGCAAGAACATGAACGACGTCACAGCCGACGACTTCTACACTTCTGGCCTCGACAAGCCCGGCAACACCGTCAACAATGTCCGCTCCAACGTCACCGCCGTCAACGTGAATAAGATCCCCGGGCTGAACACCCTCGGCATCTCCTTGGCTCGCATAGACTTCGCGCCTAATGGGCTCAACCCTCCTCACACCCACCCTCGCGCCACTGAGATCCTCGTCGTGCTAGAAGGAGAGCTCTACGTCGGCTTTGTGACGTCCAACATCGGCCAAACCAACCGCCTCTTCACTAAGAATTTGAAGAAGGGTGACGTCTTTGTGTTCCCCCAAGGCCTCATCCACTTCCAACTCAACACGGGCAAATACAATGCCGTTGCGCTCGCCGGTCTCAGCAGTCAAAACCCGGGCGTCATTACCATTGCCAAGGCTGTGTTCGGATCGACGCCGCCCATTTCCGATGATGTGCTCGCCAAGGCTTTTCAGGTGGACAAACGCCTCGTTGACCGGCTCCAAGCTCAACAATGGACGGACAACAACAATTAG
- the LOC122036671 gene encoding putative germin-like protein 2-1 has protein sequence MAAKILMVIAALLALQLATSRVVWASDPSPLQDFCVADNSSKVFVNGFVCKSMDDVKAEDFFTYGLDKPGNTINKLGSNVRAINVNTILGLNTLGISMARIDFAPRGLNPPHTHPRATEILTVLEGELYVGFVTSNIGQTNRLFTKILKKGDVFVFPQGLVHFQFNRGHTRAIAIATLSSQNPGTITVANAVFGSKPSISDEILAKAFQVDRKIIDRLQAQFWMDNNN, from the exons ATGGCGGCTAAAATTCTTATGGTTATTGCTGCTCTCCTTGCTTTGCAATTGGCTACCTCTCGTGTAGTATGGGCATCTGATCCTAGTCCACTTCAAGACTTTTGCGTCGCCGATAATAGCTCCAAAG TGTTTGTCAATGGATTCGTTTGCAAGAGCATGGATGACGTGAAAGCCGAAGACTTCTTCACCTATGGCCTCGACAAGCCCGGCAACACCATCAACAAGCTAGGCTCCAACGTCCGTGCAATCAATGTGAATACAATTCTTGGGCTCAACACGCTCGGCATCTCCATGGCTCGCATCGACTTCGCCCCTCGCGGACTCAACCCACCCCACACTCACCCTCGCGCCACTGAGATCCTCACCGTGCTAGAAGGAGAGCTCTATGTTGGCTTTGTGACATCCAACATCGGCCAAACCAACCGCCTTTTCACCAAGATTCTGAAGAAGGGCGATGTGTTTGTGTTCCCTCAAGGCCTTGTCCACTTCCAATTCAACCGTGGTCATACAAGAGCTATTGCAATCGCTACTCTAAGTAGCCAAAACCCCGGTACCATAACCGTTGCAAATGCAGTTTTTGGCTCAAAACCCTCCATATCCGATGAAATTCTCGCTAAGGCTTTCCAAGTGGATCGGAAGATTATTGACCGACTCCAAGCTCAATTCTGGATGGATAACAACAATTAG